One Bombus fervidus isolate BK054 chromosome 7, iyBomFerv1, whole genome shotgun sequence genomic region harbors:
- the LOC139989468 gene encoding mitochondrial fission process protein 1, with product MDIKKEVDLYRDTPIRYLGYANEIGEAFRSIVPNSIVWFSYAVASGYVLADTINNGFKAYQDNVTPKATKNTVLSMTDTLLWQSFASVVVPGLTINRVCAAVQFVQKRSNNVFLKSKWIPTIIGLASIPFIIRPIDNIVEETMNVTYRRWIGYYPK from the exons ATGgacataaaaaaagaagtggATCTATACCGTGATACACCTATCAGATATTTGG GATATGCAAATGAAATTGGAGAAGCTTTTAGATCTATAGTTCCAAATTCAATTGTATGGTTCAGTTATGCTGTAGCCAGTGGCTACGTTCTTGCAGACACAATTAACAATGGCTTTAAAGCTTATCAA GATAATGTAACTCCAAAAGCAACAAAAAATACTGTACTTTCCATGACAGATACTTTATTGTGGCAGTCATTTGCATCTGTAGTTGTGCCTGGTTTGACAATTAACAGAGTTTGCGCTGCTGTTCAATTTGTACAAAAAAGAAGTAACAATGTGTTCTTAAAAAGCAAATGGATTCCAACCATTATTGGTTTAGCATCCATACCTTTCATAATACGTCCTATAGATAATATAGTAGAAGAAACAATGAATGTGACATACAGAAGGTGGATAGGATATTACCCAAAATGa